The Anopheles merus strain MAF chromosome 2L, AmerM5.1, whole genome shotgun sequence genome has a segment encoding these proteins:
- the LOC121591476 gene encoding uncharacterized protein LOC121591476 produces the protein MPKAAKGHDCIACDRKNSASNMVQCDKCNGWSHFDCANVSWSVKNEKWSCEKCKAAEKVDEYHAEGESKMVPGSKPQASCDLVHQEETKAAHGDGDQEPTRKPIHTEQQEATGRESEQRAPERGSRHAVSEMSRSSSKCTLMKLLTEQNETVKRLLAEKEKMMADHLKLQMDLQRRMDELEKRSNRSDGKSASEISSVVRGEMKTANWVQKQNAYLPHAASSWEPQATMQEHLTPSTSNQERYSDMVRDKLHRERTVNCLRPTADQIAARQAWPRKLPAFSGTPRDWPRFYNSYVESTAACGFSNVENLARLEECLFGAARDVVEGWLDSPSSVPLVIKTLQRLFGKPSLVVTDMVQKIRQVHPPRPERLDDLITFGLAVQHLCSQLSSDDRKHYLANHELLEELVDKLPASRQLDWATYKRAIQAKRQIEPTLYEFGLFMEDLVEKASDVTKYIPPKSSTSRPARNHDRSHVFLHAPATNSIEQDRNTSPSSFTSSARNQPQGPERVSYGTGECLVCHDPAHRVKHCDSFKRMSLEARQATVRKFKLCYVCLGMHASNLCRSRYVCQVSGCRERHHTLLHEGPPDSTPTYTTAQ, from the exons ATGCCGAAAGCCGCGAAAGGACACGATTGCATTGCATGCGATCGCAAGAATAGTGCGTCGAATATGGTGCAGTGCGATAAGTGCAACGGATGGAGCCATTTCGACTGTGCAAATGTTTCGTGGAGcgtaaaaaacgaaaagtggTCATGTGAAAAGTGCAAAGCCGCGGAAAAGGTCGACGAGTATCATGCTGAAGGTGAAAGTAAAATGGTGCCCGGCAGTAAGCCTCAAGCTAGCTGCGATTTGGTTCATCAAGAAGAAACCAAAGCAGCCCATGGCGATGGCGATCAGGAGCCGACAAGGAAGCCAATCCACACCGAGCAGCAGGAAGCGACCGGGCGAGAATCCGAGCAACGAGCACCAGAACGTGGATCGCGCCACGCAGTTAGTGAAATGTCGAGAAGTTCATCCAAATGCACGTTGATGAAGCTTCTGACCGAGCAAAATGAAACGGTGAAGCGTCTCCTcgcggaaaaggaaaagatgaTGGCCGACCATTTGAAGCTGCAGATGGACTTGCAGCGTAGAATGGACGAACTCGAGAAACGGTCCAATCGGAGCGATGGAAAAAGTGCCTCTGAAATCTCATCGGTCGTTAGAGGTGAGATGAAGACCGCGAATTGGGTGCAAAAGCAAAATGCGTACTTACCACATGCCGCTAGCAGCTGGGAGCCCCAAGCAACTATGCAGGAACACCTTACACCTTCGACGAGTAACCAAGAAAGGTACAGTGATATGGTGAGAGACAAGTTGCACAGAGAGAGGACAGTGAACTGTCTGAGACCAACTGCAGATCAGATTGCAGCCAGACAAGCATGGCCACGAAAATTACCTGCGTTTAGCGGAACGCCTAGGGACTGGCCACGATTTTATAATAGCTACGTGGAGTCAACAGCAGCATGTGGATTTTCAAACGTGGAAAATCTAGCTAGACTGGAAGAGTGTTTGTTTGGCGCAGCACGGGATGTGGTTGAAGGCTGGTTGGATTCACCTTCATCCGTGCCGTTAGTAATTAAAACCCTCCAGCGTCTGTTTGGCAAACCATCCCTCGTGGTTACGGATATGGTGCAGAAAATCCGACAAGTGCATCCACCTAGACCCGAACGCTTGGACGACTTAATTACATTTGGGTTGGCTGTTCAACACTTATGCAGCCAGCTTAGTTCCGATGACCGAAAGCACTACTTAGCTAATCACGAGTTGCTGGAAGAGCTTGTCGATAAGCTACCAGCGTCAAGGCAGTTGGATTGGGCCACATACAAACGAGCAATCCAAGCCAAACGCCAAATAGAGCCTACGCTATATGAATTTGGCCTATTCATGGAAGACCTGGTAGAAAAGGCTAGCGATGTAACTAAGTACATTCCTCCTAAATCCAGCACGTCAAGGCCTGCAAGGAATCATGACCGTTCGCACGTCTTCCTACATGCACCAGCAACCAACAGCATCGAACAAGACAGGAATACCAGTCCTTCAAGCTTCACCTCAAGTGCTAGAAACCAACCACAAGGTCCAGAGAGAGTTTCCTATGGGACAGGTGAATGTCTAGTCTGCCACGATCCAGCACATCGCGTTAAACACTGCGATAGCTTTAAACGCATGAGCCTTGAAGCACGACAAGCTACCGTGAGGAAATTCAAACTGTGCTATGTATGTTTGGGAATGCATGCGTCCAATCTATGCAGATCCAGATACGTCTGCCAAGTTTCGGGTTGTCGAGAACGACACCACACGCTACTTCACGAGGGTCCACCAGATTCCACACCCACG TATACAACGGCACAGTAA